In Euphorbia lathyris chromosome 2, ddEupLath1.1, whole genome shotgun sequence, the sequence caacatataaaacaaacaagtataagatgaCATTCTTTGAtatcattggaatgacgccttcaaacaaaaacttcttgatcgcctatgcaatcatgaaggatgaaactgagggaagttatatgtgggtgttacaaaaattgaagcttttgctccaacctgatgtgcatccgacagCCATTGCTACGGACCGGGAGTTAGAACTGATGAGaccggttcgtgaggtatttcctcataatcatcatttattgtgcacatgacatattaataaagatgtggaggatagagtaggcaaGTTGTGTGGCTTCAAGgtttttggtgaaatttttaagaattccaaatggaaacgtataattgaagccccgacagtagccgaatatgaggcggcagtgatagccatgaagaatactactACCAACTGGCCTCGTGTGATAGAGTACGTAgagaccacatggctagtgcataaagagaagttctgtcgagcatggacgaacaaggtgttgcacttaggaaacaccacaacctgtcgagtggagagttcacatgcacagttgaaacagtggttgaattcatctactggtgcactcaatacagtgtgggcgaaggtgcacaaggacattgaggctcagatcgatgcgatcaagtaagacatttattctgttatttaatttcatcttttaaattgtaatacattagttttgtaatcctttactgtatataatcagatactcactcgaggactcgagaagaagatctgcgGTGGCTCACTGTAAAGAACCTTTCAAGTatctcgacttacacgtttcacattactgcttgCGTGTACTGAATGATGAGCTCAAGCGTATGCACagattgagtatggatgtggtaagtgaatgcggatgcgtgttgcccataactcatggcattccgtgtgcatgtgagcttaaaaCGTATATTGACACAGATGAATCGGTCCGTGCtgaccgcatccatcctttttggagatctcttgcgttTGAAAGTTTGcgtgacataccagttactgctcccGTATTtgctgacgggtctgaggatcatcggttttttcactctcttgtggaaaaggttgaaaaattagaccctttaatggtgcgtagcatatcgatgatgattcatgatcagataaacccggatcaaagtggcttcaaagaacctaaggtcaaagacactgttaggggtagaccaaaggggaATTCATCAACGAAACGGAATCCGAGTGCATGAGAGTATAGTCAAGCACCACGAGGTCGTGCACGGTCCTCTActtcgaggagtagtcgtagtcgaggccgatcatcatcctcatctgtgcataacaacgagatgccgggtatattttatttttaatatatatgttgaagttaaagtaaatatattatcgCTCacgaatttcatatattaatattttcagccggatttgatgcggatatcgccggttaccaccatttacatcgggttcaagggttcatcgtaccatttattactggattccatgatgttgtagcagatggtaatTGTGGATTTCGTGTATTAGTCGATGCCATCACCTATAAccaggaggagtggaagctgatgagagtgcttATAGAGAATGAGATTCGGgcaaaccgtgatctgtatgcgccAGTGTTCTGGAAAGGATTCGATGCTGCCCTCACGCGTATTAGATGGGCAGGAGCGGGGtgtggtgagtcccactggatggtgagtcccgatgacttatatgctgctgcatctgtattGAATGCAGTAATATTCCTTTTTACTACATCACAGTTaagatgttgcactatactgccgatgcgttcggacgatggaagaccactaGAGCGAGAGAttttgatttgtcatttggggagttatcaaCACTACATACGTAATTTTCCCTTAATGTTTCACAAAAGTATAACACATTTTCACCgataatattttataaagtttTACCAAGTATCTCCATGTTAGCATTAAATTAATtctcttatttatttttgaaaattattttaaattgtggtagattttatggtttttttatAAAGTAATTATTATTTTGTGTATTTTTACTATTAGATAATTGATATGAAATTATTGCAACGGTGATAAATACAAAGTAGAAATAAAATATGGCTAAAACAAAATTTTCTATTATGAGATAACAAAAGataaaatatgtatatatgtatataattttACTATGCAAAATTTGACCATTGTTTTATAGATGCAAACatgaaaattacatagaaacaTTGATAATGGAGGTAAAATATAATTGGGAAACATCaacatctataaaaaaaatcacattaaATATTAACAAACTGAAATTTCTTTAAAACTATAAATATAATCCACTTTCAAATCATAGTGACTGAAAgtggataaaaaataaataatagtaTTTGATGTTTTTTGAAATTGGGTTAAATTCCATATAAGTGAATGAAATGTTTTGAAATTATTTGAAAGTCACAAAAGATGGGTTTAATGAATTACATATCACTTATAACCAACTTCAATAAATTTCACATTATGttaaaaatgaatgaaattggAAGAAAGTCAAGTTTAACTCgctaaaaaattcaaaacaaattTTCAACCTCATTCACTAGACTAACTGTGATTGAAAGTATATGCAAGTGACTTGCAGTTCTTGAAAGCGAATGAAATGAACTAAAATGTCACTAACAGTAACTCCAATTTGGTTTACATATTGTTCACATCAAATAAATGTATTGACATGCAATATCTTTCTTTAAAATTCAGGCCAAACCATTAAAAGTAAATCTCGCATTAGTAACATTCAAAGGAAAAATTTACATAGTTTACAAGGAGGAAAATACATGAAACTATTATAGATTCTAAATTGATGAACTCCTATAAAAACATGCATTGGAATACATAAAAAAAGTTCCACATTGACACGTACAAATACTCCTTTGAGTACTACATAAGCTAGAATATGTTATTAGCTTATCAAGGGAAAATATACTCCATTGCCATCAAGATAAATTGGCTCATACCTCAAGACATTGTAGAAAACATACTTCTACCACCATTGAAAAAACCAAAATTTAGAATTAAAGCAACTTGGGAAAAGAagacaaatataaaaataaaatacatcaACGATGACGAGACTGGTTATTGCTATATAACTTGAACCTTGAGCCTTTTACTTGGGGTGCATGTGgtcggttaaccggtccattaAAGTTAATTCGGCCGGTTAACCATTTTATCGGTTTTTTTAAATACACTAATCTTACACTAGTCCACTAAATTCGATTAACCtctaatcggttaaccaattattctgtcggttaacctttttatttcagtttctaaCCATTCGTaactaaacataaaaataataaaagaattaaaattaaaatttactgccaaataaaaataactgaTGCATTTTAAATTTGTGACATTAACTACCAACCAAATCaaagtttaatattttaaaactgACTCGTAAACATTAAATGAAAATAACAAATCACATAATAGGTTAAGGTTTTATTCTATCCCAAGTAGAGACACATATAAGATTTTCTATCCCAAAAAGCTAAAACTTTAAAAGATTAATGATCGTGAAACCTAAAATTTCCAGCCTCATGTAAATTAAAACTTCTATAAACTCTATTTCAACCTATGGTAGTTGATGGGTTGTctgtcagtttttttttttttgttttttttgcgAAACTCAGTAACTTAGTAAGTGTAAATAAAAtagcataataataaattaataatggatGTATTGTATAATATAATCGGTGGAATAGAGTGGATTAATATTATTAGtagaattgattttttttatattttttaatatttaattgatattcggtcggtttcggttatCCATAGTTTTTGAAATACAAAAACCAGAACCGTAACAATTAAcaactatttttataaaaaccgtacactagttAATCGGTTTCGATTAACtttattttcggtttggtttttcaGTTTTTCGGTTTTACGGATTTTTGTATACACCCCTACTTTTTACCATTGTGAAGACAACTAATCCAATTGTGGAGGCTACCGTTTCATGATAGATGTAGGAATCACGCTTCACACTTACTACTACTTAGGGAGCGTATTGTATTTTGTAATGATTtctataaattttattaatttataaataatttttgtaCATATGATTTTGCCTGGTTCTGTTCTCTGAAGATATGATTTtgccccttatttattgattcaactatttatttattctataataaatcgattattctaattaattttcataaacccACGTTTTATAGCAGGAAAAAAGATAATTTaacgtgtactgatcatataaaataacatgtataatgaaataaaaaggcctaatacacaaataaccccctgaacttgtccaaatgttgcaactgccccctccaactttcaattgtaacaacttatccctcaaacttgttcaattgtaacaacttaccccttaaacttgtccaattgtaaaacacaaccccaaattgctgacatggactgcaattgaagaaacacgtgaaatacaaaatctgcaacgctcgtggagtatgataatcagatttttggcgtgatacgaatccgagaaaacttttttacggt encodes:
- the LOC136216505 gene encoding uncharacterized protein, which gives rise to MKNTTTNWPRVIEYVETTWLVHKEKFCRAWTNKVLHLGNTTTCRVESSHAQLKQWLNSSTGALNTVWAKVHKDIEAQIDAIKYSLEDSRRRSAVAHCKEPFKYLDLHVSHYCLRVLNDELKRMHRLSMDVVSECGCVLPITHGIPCACELKTYIDTDESVRADRIHPFWRSLAFESLRDIPVTAPVFADGSEDHRFFHSLVEKVEKLDPLMVRSISMMIHDQINPDQSGFKEPKVKDTVRGRPKGNSSTKRNPSA